One genomic segment of Hymenobacter psoromatis includes these proteins:
- a CDS encoding DUF433 domain-containing protein — translation MLRTDLITIDPEITGGTLVFTGTRVPIQALFDYLGDDEPLTMFLYDFPSVTREQAAGVLQAVQAALLPAAFHVAPAQIDFSFADKLPPC, via the coding sequence ATGCTACGCACCGACCTCATCACCATTGACCCGGAAATAACGGGTGGTACGCTGGTTTTTACGGGTACGCGCGTGCCTATTCAGGCGCTATTCGACTACCTTGGCGACGACGAGCCGCTAACCATGTTTCTCTACGATTTCCCTAGCGTGACCCGCGAGCAGGCCGCAGGCGTTTTACAGGCCGTGCAGGCTGCCTTGCTGCCGGCCGCCTTCCACGTGGCACCGGCCCAGATTGATTTTTCTTTCGCCGATAAGCTCCCGCCCTGTTAA
- a CDS encoding DUF5615 family PIN-like protein, translated as MIFLSPISSRPVKLLLDEQLPRRLSHRLVPLHDALTIQDIDWRGKKNGELLKLLVEHKFEAFLTADKKMCYEQNWQRYSVAVIFLDVLNLKYDTVKLFISQVLALLAQSGLAGGVYVGTITAIGLVPVVAAITTLLGAGGSS; from the coding sequence TTGATTTTTCTTTCGCCGATAAGCTCCCGCCCTGTTAAGCTGCTGCTTGACGAGCAACTACCCAGGCGGCTTTCGCACCGCTTGGTACCGTTGCACGATGCGCTCACGATACAGGATATAGACTGGCGCGGCAAGAAAAACGGCGAACTGCTGAAGTTGCTAGTAGAGCATAAATTTGAAGCTTTTCTAACTGCCGATAAGAAGATGTGCTACGAGCAGAATTGGCAGCGCTACTCCGTTGCAGTCATTTTTCTCGATGTTCTGAATTTGAAGTACGACACGGTGAAGCTGTTTATATCGCAGGTACTGGCGCTACTAGCCCAGTCGGGGCTGGCGGGCGGCGTATATGTGGGTACAATTACGGCCATCGGTTTAGTGCCAGTCGTAGCCGCAATAACGACACTGCTTGGCGCGGGGGGTTCGAGCTAG